A genome region from Jeongeupia sp. HS-3 includes the following:
- a CDS encoding bifunctional diguanylate cyclase/phosphodiesterase produces the protein MRVPRPEPGWFFSLRSRMLLVFLLINLIITGCCAAYVYQLKASAIRAEADGRLRAAAAAAERLLPESLVSHDALFIDDEPSDPVQSQFALTRYCRIAGLSGLAFYAFDGDRPQLVAGALVNLATPLDVSADVLRTTLASGEVYATEVRIQDRSARILFLPGPPNSARRYVIAAMIDGDSYSAALQKARLQSFGIGGLVFLFGLLLSYLLAWRTAGPITAMLGAVRRMREGDYTIRLTPRGRGELGELARNFNAMSEAVAERERLIMQQAFEDSLTGLPNRVRMLDLMQARIDESASPFVVLLLDINQFKYVNHYLGYQTGDAMLIALARRLAGLMHQQGELCARLPGDEFALLFPGARLSALPQLLGLLDGALVDPVIVGGQRLDLGVGIGVAAYPDHGETAELLLHHAEVAMYLAKRDHSAYAIYCPETEARRRNHTALLADMRGAIDEGQFRMHYQPKALLRDGTVKKAEALIRWAHPERGWIAPDEFIPFAEQTGKLRAITHWVIAEVVAQIVRWNEAGLSFCISVNVGMSDVEDDSFVSFVDRTLRQHGIQPLQLCLEITETGMMRRPQQLLYNLDRLRQLGVLLSIDDFGNGYSSFGYLAQMPVHELKIDRTFIDQLEHNFENISIVRSIIELGHILGLDVVAEGVETSVIWQALAVMGCDEAQGYLIARPMPADELVRWMETGFALPQTPPNMASVLVP, from the coding sequence ATGCGCGTTCCCCGACCCGAACCTGGCTGGTTTTTCAGTCTTCGCAGCCGGATGCTGCTGGTTTTTCTGCTGATCAATCTGATCATTACCGGCTGCTGTGCTGCCTATGTCTATCAGCTTAAGGCGTCTGCGATCAGGGCGGAGGCCGATGGGCGTCTGCGTGCCGCCGCCGCCGCAGCAGAGCGCTTGTTGCCGGAGAGTCTGGTCTCGCACGATGCGCTGTTCATCGACGACGAACCCAGTGACCCGGTGCAATCGCAATTTGCGCTGACGCGGTATTGCCGCATCGCTGGCCTGAGTGGGCTGGCTTTCTACGCTTTCGACGGCGATCGGCCGCAGTTGGTCGCAGGCGCCCTGGTCAACCTCGCAACCCCTCTCGATGTGTCGGCGGATGTGCTCCGCACAACGCTTGCGAGTGGTGAAGTCTATGCGACCGAAGTCCGCATTCAAGACCGTTCGGCGCGCATCCTTTTTCTGCCCGGGCCGCCCAATAGCGCGCGGCGTTACGTGATCGCGGCGATGATCGATGGGGATTCCTACTCCGCCGCGCTCCAAAAGGCTCGGCTGCAATCGTTTGGCATCGGCGGGCTGGTTTTCCTGTTCGGGCTCTTGTTGTCGTACTTGCTCGCCTGGCGCACCGCGGGGCCGATTACCGCGATGCTGGGGGCGGTGCGGCGCATGCGCGAGGGTGATTACACCATCCGGCTGACTCCGCGCGGCCGTGGCGAGCTTGGCGAGCTGGCGCGCAACTTCAATGCCATGAGCGAAGCCGTCGCGGAACGCGAACGGCTGATCATGCAGCAGGCGTTTGAAGACAGTCTGACCGGCTTGCCCAACCGGGTACGCATGCTTGACTTGATGCAGGCGCGCATTGATGAATCGGCGTCGCCTTTTGTCGTGCTGCTCCTCGACATCAACCAGTTCAAATACGTCAACCATTACCTTGGCTACCAGACCGGCGATGCCATGCTGATCGCGCTGGCAAGACGGCTTGCCGGTTTGATGCACCAGCAAGGCGAGCTGTGCGCGCGCCTGCCAGGGGATGAGTTTGCCTTGCTGTTTCCAGGGGCCAGACTCAGCGCCTTGCCGCAATTACTGGGGCTCCTTGATGGCGCGCTGGTGGATCCGGTCATCGTCGGCGGGCAGCGGCTTGATCTGGGGGTGGGGATCGGTGTTGCGGCCTACCCGGATCATGGTGAAACCGCCGAGCTGCTGTTGCACCACGCCGAAGTCGCCATGTATCTGGCGAAGCGGGATCATTCGGCCTATGCGATCTATTGTCCCGAAACCGAGGCTCGCCGACGCAATCACACCGCTTTGCTCGCCGATATGCGGGGCGCAATTGACGAGGGTCAGTTCAGAATGCACTACCAGCCCAAAGCGCTATTGCGCGATGGAACGGTCAAGAAAGCCGAGGCGCTGATACGCTGGGCGCATCCGGAACGCGGCTGGATCGCGCCGGACGAGTTCATCCCGTTTGCCGAGCAAACCGGCAAGTTGCGGGCGATTACGCATTGGGTGATCGCCGAGGTGGTGGCGCAGATCGTTCGCTGGAATGAAGCCGGTTTGTCGTTTTGCATTTCGGTGAATGTTGGCATGAGCGACGTCGAAGACGATTCCTTCGTGAGTTTTGTCGATCGTACCTTGCGCCAGCACGGCATTCAGCCGCTGCAACTGTGCCTGGAAATCACCGAAACCGGCATGATGCGCCGGCCGCAGCAATTGCTCTACAACCTCGATCGTTTGCGCCAGCTTGGCGTGCTGCTGTCGATTGACGATTTCGGTAACGGTTATTCTTCTTTCGGTTATCTGGCGCAGATGCCGGTGCATGAGCTGAAGATCGATCGCACCTTCATCGACCAGCTGGAACACAATTTCGAGAATATCTCTATCGTGCGTTCGATCATCGAGCTGGGTCATATCCTTGGGCTTGACGTCGTTGCCGAGGGCGTTGAAACCTCCGTCATCTGGCAGGCGCTGGCGGTGATGGGCTGCGACGAAGCTCAGGGTTATCTGATTGCCCGTCCGATGCCGGCTGATGAGCTGGTGCGCTGGATGGAAACCGGCTTTGCCCTGCCACAAACGCCGCCGAACATGGCGAGCGTGCTGGTTCCGTGA
- the phnX gene encoding phosphonoacetaldehyde hydrolase: MNYRYSRRYAGKLQAVIFDWAGTVVDFGSFAPTQVLIDALGGFGVEIHMAEARVPMGLAKWDHIRALGDMPQVAARWQAKYGRAMSDGDVDAVYEAFMPLQVAKVGQYSQMIPGALDAIAALRAQGIRIGSCSGYPRVVMDTLVAIAADRGYSPDCAIATDDLAAGGRPGPWMALENVIRLGVGDVAACVKVDDTVPGIAEGLAAGMWTVGLSASGNEVGLTHEEWVALSPIEQAKRRAPAVEKLYAAGAHFVVDSIADLPGVIAEINARLAKGERP; the protein is encoded by the coding sequence ATGAACTACCGTTATTCCCGCCGCTACGCCGGCAAGCTGCAAGCGGTGATTTTCGACTGGGCCGGCACCGTGGTCGATTTCGGCTCGTTCGCACCGACGCAGGTGCTGATCGACGCGCTCGGTGGTTTCGGCGTCGAAATCCACATGGCCGAAGCACGGGTGCCGATGGGCCTCGCCAAGTGGGATCACATCCGCGCGCTCGGCGACATGCCGCAAGTGGCGGCGCGCTGGCAGGCGAAGTATGGCCGCGCCATGAGCGATGGCGATGTCGACGCCGTGTACGAAGCCTTTATGCCGCTGCAAGTGGCCAAGGTCGGCCAGTACTCGCAGATGATCCCCGGCGCGCTCGACGCGATTGCCGCGCTGCGTGCGCAGGGCATCAGGATCGGCTCGTGCTCGGGTTATCCGCGCGTGGTGATGGATACGCTGGTCGCGATCGCCGCCGATCGTGGTTATTCGCCCGATTGCGCCATCGCCACCGACGATCTGGCCGCCGGCGGCCGTCCGGGGCCGTGGATGGCGCTGGAAAATGTCATTCGTCTCGGCGTCGGCGACGTCGCCGCGTGCGTCAAGGTCGACGACACCGTGCCCGGCATTGCCGAGGGACTGGCGGCCGGGATGTGGACGGTCGGGTTGTCGGCATCGGGCAATGAAGTCGGGCTGACGCATGAAGAGTGGGTGGCGTTGTCGCCAATCGAGCAAGCCAAGCGGCGAGCACCGGCGGTCGAAAAACTCTATGCCGCCGGCGCGCATTTCGTCGTCGACAGCATCGCCGATCTGCCCGGTGTGATCGCCGAGATCAACGCGCGGCTGGCCAAGGGCGAACGCCCATGA
- a CDS encoding putative 2-aminoethylphosphonate ABC transporter substrate-binding protein: MKSLNRLVFGLACAFAGSAFADTTLTVYTALEADQLKAYQQKFEEENPGIKIKWVRDSTGIITAKLLAEKANPQADVVMGVAASSLLVLEKEGMLQGYSPKGVEKLSKAYVDSANPPAWVGMDVWGATICFNTVEAAKQGIKKPESWKDLTRPEYKGKIVMPNPASSGTGYFDVSAWLKVFGEKDGWAYMDKLHDNIAQYTHSGSKPCKQAAAGEFPIGISFEYRAAKLKEGGAPIDLVFPKEGLGWDVEATAIMKGTKNVDAAKKLADWSASRSANELYEKNFAIVAMPGIAKPNAHIPANYEQLLIKQDLKWSALNRDKILAEWTKRYDAKSEPKK; this comes from the coding sequence ATGAAATCCCTGAACCGCCTCGTATTCGGTCTTGCCTGCGCATTTGCCGGCTCCGCCTTCGCCGATACCACGTTGACCGTTTACACCGCACTCGAAGCCGATCAGCTCAAGGCTTATCAGCAAAAGTTCGAAGAAGAAAATCCCGGCATCAAGATCAAGTGGGTGCGTGATTCGACCGGCATCATCACCGCCAAGCTGCTGGCCGAAAAAGCCAACCCGCAAGCCGACGTCGTGATGGGCGTCGCTGCGTCGTCGCTGCTGGTGCTGGAGAAGGAAGGCATGTTGCAGGGCTACTCGCCCAAGGGTGTCGAGAAGCTCTCCAAGGCCTATGTCGACTCGGCCAACCCGCCTGCGTGGGTCGGCATGGACGTGTGGGGCGCGACGATCTGTTTCAACACCGTCGAAGCCGCCAAGCAAGGCATCAAGAAGCCGGAAAGCTGGAAAGACCTGACCCGCCCCGAGTACAAGGGCAAGATCGTGATGCCGAATCCGGCGTCGAGCGGCACCGGCTATTTCGACGTCTCGGCCTGGCTCAAGGTCTTCGGCGAGAAGGACGGCTGGGCCTATATGGACAAGCTGCACGACAACATCGCCCAGTACACGCATTCGGGCTCCAAGCCGTGCAAACAGGCTGCGGCGGGTGAATTCCCGATCGGTATCTCGTTCGAATACCGCGCCGCCAAGCTCAAGGAGGGCGGTGCACCGATTGATCTGGTGTTCCCGAAGGAAGGTCTGGGCTGGGACGTCGAAGCCACGGCGATCATGAAGGGCACCAAGAATGTCGATGCGGCGAAGAAGCTGGCCGACTGGTCGGCATCGCGCTCGGCCAACGAGCTGTACGAGAAGAACTTCGCCATCGTCGCGATGCCGGGGATTGCCAAGCCGAACGCGCATATTCCGGCCAATTACGAGCAGCTGCTGATCAAGCAGGATCTGAAGTGGTCGGCGCTCAACCGCGACAAGATCCTGGCCGAGTGGACCAAGCGTTACGACGCCAAGTCCGAGCCGAAAAAATAA
- a CDS encoding putative 2-aminoethylphosphonate ABC transporter ATP-binding protein — translation MNRDWQQAATVTVDALRVERVGKRFGAFTALDGVSLSVKKGEFLCLLGPSGCGKTTLLRIIAGLESLSEGALYMDDQGRGERDVSRLAAAQRDYGIVFQSYALFPNLTVAQNIAYGLKGRREDKVLRVTELLAQIGLPGIEGKYPAQLSGGQQQRVALARALATSPSLLLLDEPLSALDARVREHLRREIKSLQQKLGVTTIMVTHDQEEALTMADRVVVMNHGVIEQIGTPEEIYTRPASRFVADFVGQSNWFNAVSAGIGQVLLGDALLGATVTPPRPDGYAVELFIRPEDVQLHANWGPAEARVANTALAHVRKIELLGGLYRVGLSVPGWGNLQVVADVSRGEFERLNLSLERMVPVSLPATRLRAFADTRTGAAT, via the coding sequence ATGAATCGGGATTGGCAACAGGCCGCGACCGTTACGGTCGACGCGCTCCGGGTTGAACGCGTCGGCAAGCGCTTCGGTGCATTTACCGCGTTGGACGGCGTTTCGCTGTCGGTGAAAAAAGGCGAATTCCTTTGCCTGCTCGGGCCTTCTGGCTGCGGCAAGACCACGCTGTTGCGCATCATCGCCGGCCTGGAAAGCCTGAGCGAAGGCGCGCTGTATATGGATGATCAGGGCAGGGGCGAGCGCGATGTGAGCCGGCTGGCCGCGGCGCAGCGCGATTACGGCATCGTGTTCCAGAGCTACGCCTTGTTCCCGAACCTGACCGTGGCGCAGAACATCGCCTACGGCCTCAAGGGGCGGCGCGAAGACAAGGTGCTTCGCGTCACCGAACTGCTGGCGCAGATTGGCCTGCCCGGCATCGAGGGCAAATACCCGGCGCAGCTCTCCGGTGGCCAGCAGCAGCGCGTCGCGCTGGCGCGGGCGCTGGCGACGAGCCCATCCTTGCTGCTGCTCGACGAGCCGCTGTCGGCGCTCGACGCCCGCGTGCGCGAACACCTGCGCCGCGAGATCAAATCGCTGCAACAAAAGCTCGGCGTCACCACGATCATGGTCACGCACGATCAGGAAGAAGCGCTGACGATGGCCGACCGCGTGGTGGTGATGAACCACGGCGTGATCGAGCAAATCGGCACGCCGGAGGAAATCTATACGCGACCGGCGAGCCGTTTTGTCGCCGATTTTGTCGGCCAATCCAACTGGTTCAACGCGGTGTCGGCCGGGATTGGCCAGGTCTTGCTTGGCGATGCACTGCTCGGTGCCACGGTGACGCCGCCGCGGCCCGATGGTTACGCGGTCGAATTGTTCATCCGCCCCGAGGACGTGCAGCTGCACGCCAACTGGGGGCCGGCCGAAGCGCGGGTTGCCAATACGGCGCTGGCGCACGTGCGCAAGATCGAGCTGCTCGGCGGCCTGTACCGCGTGGGGCTGTCGGTGCCGGGCTGGGGCAATCTGCAGGTCGTCGCCGATGTTAGTCGTGGCGAGTTCGAGCGGCTGAATCTGTCGCTGGAGCGCATGGTGCCGGTTTCCTTGCCGGCGACGCGCTTGCGTGCCTTTGCGGATACGCGCACCGGAGCCGCGACATGA
- a CDS encoding putative 2-aminoethylphosphonate ABC transporter permease subunit yields the protein MIALRMRERIADDRSQHVAGAVTWLLALGLVVFLALPLAAILGKALTGDDGRYAGLAQFVAIAGGERFWSAVSNSFAVSLTTTAIVLPLAYVFAAALTRTCMPGKPLFRALALIPLLAPSLLPGIALVYLFGNQGMLKSWFPDGSIYGFWGIVIAEAFFTFPHALMILVTALSVADARLYEAATALGAGRIRRFLTVTLPAARYGLISSALVVFTLVIVDFGAPKVIGGQYNVLAVEAYKQVIGQQNFPKGAVIGVLLLLPAVLSFVIDHLLQKRQRALLTARAQPLVARPQRWVDLLSLVTCVLIGGALLAILGTAIAAAFIKQWPYNLAPTLAHFDFDNMDGGGWAAFFNSLKLALATAVCGTFTVFGGAYLAEKMSVAPVARQLLKMLAIVPMAVPGLVLGLGYIFFFNDPGNPLHFLYGSLTALVICSVVHFYTTAHLTATTALKQLDGEFEAVAASLKVPFWITFWRVTLPVCLPAMLDIARYFFVSAMTTVSAVIFLYTPDTVLASVAVLNMDDAGDTAAAAAMATLIVLASASVCLVFSLASWGLGRKTQAWRTR from the coding sequence ATGATCGCGCTGCGCATGCGGGAGCGCATCGCCGACGATCGCAGCCAGCACGTCGCCGGCGCGGTGACATGGCTGTTGGCGCTTGGCCTGGTGGTGTTTCTGGCGCTGCCGCTGGCGGCGATTCTCGGCAAGGCGCTGACCGGCGACGACGGCCGCTACGCCGGGCTGGCGCAGTTTGTCGCCATTGCCGGCGGCGAGCGCTTCTGGAGCGCGGTCTCGAACAGTTTTGCCGTTTCCCTGACCACGACCGCGATCGTGCTGCCGCTGGCCTATGTGTTCGCCGCCGCGCTCACCCGCACCTGCATGCCGGGTAAGCCGCTGTTTCGCGCGCTGGCACTGATTCCGCTGCTCGCACCGTCGCTGCTACCCGGTATCGCGCTGGTTTACCTGTTCGGCAATCAGGGCATGCTGAAAAGCTGGTTTCCCGATGGCAGCATCTACGGCTTCTGGGGCATCGTCATCGCCGAGGCGTTTTTTACTTTTCCGCATGCGCTGATGATCCTGGTCACCGCCTTGTCGGTCGCCGATGCGCGACTGTACGAAGCGGCGACGGCGCTTGGCGCAGGCCGAATCCGCCGCTTTCTGACCGTCACGCTGCCGGCGGCGCGCTACGGGCTGATCTCGTCGGCGCTGGTTGTGTTCACCTTGGTGATCGTCGACTTCGGCGCGCCTAAGGTGATCGGCGGCCAGTACAACGTGCTCGCGGTCGAAGCGTACAAGCAGGTGATCGGCCAGCAGAACTTCCCCAAGGGCGCGGTGATCGGCGTGCTGCTGCTGCTGCCGGCGGTGCTCAGTTTCGTCATCGACCATCTGCTGCAAAAGCGCCAGCGTGCACTGCTGACGGCGCGTGCCCAGCCGCTGGTGGCAAGGCCGCAACGCTGGGTCGATCTGCTTAGCCTGGTGACGTGCGTGCTGATCGGCGGCGCGCTGCTCGCCATCCTCGGCACGGCGATCGCCGCAGCCTTCATCAAGCAATGGCCGTACAACCTGGCGCCGACGCTGGCGCATTTCGATTTCGACAATATGGACGGCGGGGGCTGGGCGGCGTTTTTCAACAGCCTCAAGCTCGCACTGGCGACCGCCGTGTGCGGCACCTTCACGGTCTTTGGCGGGGCCTACCTGGCCGAGAAGATGAGCGTCGCCCCGGTGGCGCGGCAACTGCTGAAAATGCTCGCCATCGTGCCGATGGCGGTGCCGGGCCTGGTGCTGGGCCTCGGCTACATTTTCTTCTTCAACGATCCGGGCAATCCGCTGCACTTCCTCTATGGCAGCCTGACCGCGCTGGTGATCTGCTCGGTGGTGCACTTCTATACCACCGCTCACCTGACCGCGACCACGGCACTGAAGCAGCTCGACGGCGAATTCGAAGCCGTGGCCGCCTCGCTCAAGGTGCCGTTCTGGATCACGTTCTGGCGCGTCACGCTGCCGGTGTGCCTGCCGGCGATGCTCGATATCGCCCGCTATTTCTTCGTTTCGGCGATGACGACGGTGTCGGCGGTGATCTTCCTTTACACGCCCGATACCGTACTGGCATCGGTCGCGGTGCTGAATATGGACGACGCCGGCGACACCGCCGCCGCCGCCGCGATGGCGACGCTGATCGTGCTGGCATCGGCGAGCGTCTGCCTGGTGTTCAGCCTTGCATCGTGGGGGCTGGGCAGAAAAACCCAGGCGTGGCGTACGCGTTGA
- a CDS encoding phosphonate degradation HD-domain oxygenase yields the protein MVLDWSGLEKLLQYGAVSLYGGEAVNQLEHALQSAECAERDGASNALITAALLHDVGHLLAGQGDDDVANGIDDQHEQLGVAALKTLFADDVLAPIALHVSAKRYLCAVDPGYFEALSAASRASLVLQGDVMNEVEVERFSRNPHAAAAVALRRWDDEAKVVGKPTPTLTHYLGIAQRVQRVAAGELQ from the coding sequence ATGGTTCTCGACTGGTCGGGGCTGGAAAAGCTGCTGCAATACGGCGCGGTTTCGCTGTACGGCGGCGAAGCGGTCAATCAGCTGGAGCACGCGCTGCAAAGTGCCGAATGTGCCGAGCGCGATGGTGCCTCAAACGCGCTGATCACTGCGGCGCTGCTGCACGATGTCGGCCACTTGCTGGCCGGGCAGGGCGATGACGACGTCGCCAATGGCATCGACGATCAGCACGAACAGCTTGGCGTCGCTGCGCTTAAAACCTTGTTTGCCGACGATGTGCTGGCGCCGATTGCGCTGCATGTCAGCGCCAAACGTTACCTGTGCGCGGTCGACCCGGGCTATTTCGAAGCGCTATCGGCTGCGTCGCGCGCGTCGCTGGTTTTGCAAGGCGATGTGATGAACGAGGTCGAAGTCGAACGCTTTTCCCGCAATCCGCACGCCGCCGCTGCGGTGGCGCTGCGCCGCTGGGACGACGAAGCCAAGGTGGTCGGCAAGCCGACGCCGACGCTGACCCACTACCTTGGCATTGCCCAGCGCGTTCAGCGCGTGGCGGCTGGAGAACTGCAATGA
- a CDS encoding 2-aminoethylphosphonate--pyruvate transaminase has product MREAILLTPGPLTTSLATKTAMLTDWGSWDDSFNALTARVCADLVNIVHGGDTHVCVPLQGSGTFAVEAAIGNLVPRNGKLLVLVNGAYGRRLARIAEMIGRPFAIYEAADDTPPNPAEVAARLAADPAISHVGVIHCETSTGILNPLAEIADVVARAGRRLIVDSMSAYGALPIDAREIAFDALIASSNKCLEGVPGMGFIIVDRDALLESAGNSHSLAMDLVDQYLYLQKTGQWRFTPPTHVVAALAAALDQYHLEGGQPARLARYSANCRSLISGMGRLGLKLFLEPSLQAPIIVTFHAPNHPDYDFKRFYEAVRARGFVLYPGKLTAVETFRVGCIGAIDSAEIGQAVGVVADALAELGWTH; this is encoded by the coding sequence ATGAGAGAAGCTATACTGTTAACCCCGGGGCCGTTGACGACCAGTCTGGCGACCAAAACCGCGATGCTGACCGACTGGGGCTCGTGGGACGATAGTTTCAACGCGCTGACCGCCCGCGTCTGCGCCGATCTGGTGAACATCGTTCACGGCGGCGATACCCACGTCTGCGTGCCGCTGCAAGGCTCGGGCACGTTCGCGGTCGAGGCGGCGATCGGCAATCTGGTGCCCAGGAACGGCAAGCTGCTGGTGCTGGTCAACGGCGCTTATGGTCGCCGGCTGGCGCGCATCGCCGAGATGATCGGACGTCCGTTTGCCATCTACGAAGCCGCCGACGATACGCCGCCGAATCCGGCAGAAGTCGCCGCGAGGCTGGCGGCCGACCCGGCGATCAGCCACGTTGGCGTGATTCACTGTGAAACCAGCACCGGCATCCTCAACCCGCTGGCCGAGATCGCCGACGTGGTGGCACGGGCAGGGCGCAGGCTGATCGTCGACTCGATGAGTGCCTACGGTGCGCTGCCGATCGACGCGCGCGAAATCGCTTTCGATGCGCTGATCGCATCGAGCAATAAATGCCTCGAAGGCGTGCCCGGCATGGGCTTCATCATTGTCGACCGCGATGCACTGCTTGAATCGGCCGGCAACAGCCATTCGCTGGCGATGGATCTGGTCGACCAGTATCTGTATCTGCAAAAAACCGGCCAGTGGCGCTTCACCCCGCCGACCCACGTGGTCGCCGCGCTCGCCGCCGCGCTGGATCAATACCACCTTGAAGGTGGCCAGCCGGCACGGCTGGCACGCTACAGCGCCAATTGCCGGTCGCTGATCTCCGGCATGGGCCGGCTGGGGCTGAAGCTGTTTCTGGAGCCATCGCTGCAGGCACCGATCATCGTCACCTTCCACGCGCCGAATCACCCCGATTACGACTTCAAGCGTTTTTACGAAGCGGTGCGCGCACGCGGTTTCGTGCTCTATCCGGGCAAGCTCACCGCGGTTGAAACCTTCCGTGTCGGTTGCATCGGCGCGATCGACAGCGCCGAAATCGGCCAGGCCGTCGGCGTGGTCGCCGATGCGCTGGCCGAACTCGGCTGGACTCATTAA
- a CDS encoding M61 family metallopeptidase: MPHYRIQPADLAAHYFDVTLTIAEPDPAGQMVWLPVWIPGSYLVREFARNITDIAASSHGEPVALTKLDKHRWQAAPVSRALTLTYRVYAFDLSVRGAYLDDVRGFFNGTSVFLAVAGQEQQACEVEIVAPRGKAAAGWRLATTLPAVKTKDDGFGRYRAGDYDELIDHPVELGEFDRDAFKACGVPHEIVIAGRHRTDFKRLKKDLKKICEAQIRLFGEPAPFDRYLFMTVATGDGYGGLEHRASTALITARNDLPLAHETDRKTGYIQYLGLCSHEYFHSWNVKRIKPAAYAPYDLSGENYSRLLWAFEGITSYYDDLMLLRAGIITPQQYLDLLAQTLTGVERTPGRKRQTLEEASLDAWVKYYRQDENSPNVLVSYYTKGALAALCLDLTIRKHSGGAKSLDDVMRVLWQRFGRDFEHEGRGVGEAEWEAVASEVAGIDLKAFFDLALRSTEELPVAELLGEFGVEVQQRPPLGGGDKGGWRDGTITPGVSIGARVGADPVGIRLAQVFDGGAAQLAGLSAGDVLIALDGLRVTAANRDTVLAAYPAGSKVALHAFRRDELIERTLQLQAASSDTWGLRLREQAENGRRLSWLMV, from the coding sequence ATGCCGCACTATCGCATCCAGCCGGCCGATCTCGCCGCACACTATTTCGATGTCACGCTCACCATCGCCGAGCCGGATCCGGCCGGGCAGATGGTCTGGTTGCCGGTGTGGATACCCGGCAGCTATCTGGTGCGCGAATTCGCCCGCAATATCACCGACATCGCCGCCAGCTCACACGGTGAGCCGGTGGCGCTGACCAAGCTCGACAAGCATCGTTGGCAGGCCGCGCCGGTCAGCCGCGCGCTGACGTTGACGTATCGGGTCTATGCGTTCGATTTGTCGGTCCGTGGCGCCTATCTGGACGACGTACGCGGTTTCTTCAATGGCACCAGCGTGTTTCTGGCCGTCGCCGGGCAGGAACAGCAAGCGTGCGAGGTCGAGATCGTCGCGCCGCGTGGCAAGGCGGCGGCAGGCTGGCGGCTTGCGACCACGCTGCCGGCAGTCAAAACCAAAGACGATGGCTTTGGCCGCTACCGCGCCGGTGACTACGACGAGCTGATCGATCATCCAGTCGAGCTGGGCGAGTTTGATCGGGATGCATTCAAGGCCTGCGGCGTGCCGCACGAGATCGTGATCGCCGGCCGGCATCGCACCGATTTCAAGCGTTTGAAAAAAGACCTGAAAAAGATCTGCGAGGCGCAAATCCGTTTGTTCGGCGAGCCGGCGCCGTTCGACCGCTACCTGTTCATGACGGTGGCGACCGGCGATGGTTACGGCGGGCTTGAACACCGCGCCTCCACGGCGCTGATCACCGCGCGCAACGACCTGCCGCTGGCGCACGAGACCGATCGCAAGACCGGCTACATCCAGTACCTTGGCCTGTGCAGTCACGAATATTTTCATAGCTGGAACGTCAAGCGCATCAAGCCGGCCGCGTATGCACCCTACGATCTGAGCGGCGAAAACTACTCGCGCTTGCTGTGGGCATTTGAAGGCATTACCTCGTATTACGACGACCTGATGCTGCTGCGTGCCGGCATCATCACCCCGCAGCAATACCTCGACCTGCTGGCACAAACGCTGACCGGGGTCGAACGCACGCCGGGGCGTAAACGGCAGACGCTGGAAGAAGCCAGCCTCGACGCTTGGGTCAAATACTATCGCCAGGACGAGAACAGCCCGAACGTGCTGGTCAGTTATTACACCAAGGGCGCGCTGGCGGCGCTGTGCCTGGATCTGACCATCCGCAAACATTCCGGCGGTGCCAAGAGCCTCGACGATGTGATGCGGGTGCTGTGGCAGCGTTTCGGCCGCGATTTCGAGCACGAAGGGCGCGGCGTCGGTGAAGCCGAGTGGGAAGCGGTGGCCAGCGAAGTCGCCGGCATCGACCTCAAGGCCTTCTTCGATCTGGCGCTACGCTCGACCGAAGAACTGCCGGTGGCCGAATTGCTGGGCGAGTTTGGCGTCGAGGTACAACAGCGCCCGCCCTTGGGCGGTGGCGACAAGGGGGGATGGCGCGATGGCACTATCACTCCCGGGGTCAGTATCGGTGCACGCGTGGGCGCCGATCCGGTTGGCATACGGCTGGCACAGGTATTCGATGGCGGCGCAGCACAGCTTGCGGGCTTGTCCGCCGGCGATGTGCTGATCGCGCTGGACGGATTGAGGGTGACGGCCGCCAATCGGGATACCGTTCTGGCGGCTTATCCGGCCGGTAGCAAAGTGGCGCTACATGCGTTTCGCCGCGACGAGTTGATCGAACGAACGCTGCAGCTGCAGGCCGCGAGTAGCGATACCTGGGGGCTCAGGTTGCGGGAGCAGGCGGAAAATGGTCGTCGTTTATCCTGGTTGATGGTTTGA